In one Winogradskyella sp. MH6 genomic region, the following are encoded:
- a CDS encoding radical SAM protein, translating to MNIYKLLQINRKIKSHRIKFLGLYLLHKFNKRYLAVNLDPVLACNLRCKMCYFTDADYVKTLKGQFKEDDLERVAKTIFNRALKLQIGCGTEPTLYKNLVRIVELGKQNKVPYISITTNANLLTKETIEPLLKAGLNEFTISLHGVTKESYESFMKKASYEKFQNALNAFVELKKNYDFKVRINYTFNKDNFYELKDFFKHFNGESFDILQLRPIQKIGNTEYNDFDVSSLEDDYLSLIKKVRQECSRHHITLMAPESLSILKGGNDSSFVFDYTFCYVSPNKFWKEGFNWREESFNDFSKKIGWSKLLLSNVFKTKSELKSLSNKLNYEIEFN from the coding sequence ATGAATATTTACAAGCTATTACAAATCAATAGAAAAATTAAAAGCCATAGAATTAAGTTTCTAGGGCTTTATTTGCTACATAAATTCAACAAACGCTATTTAGCGGTGAATTTAGATCCTGTATTAGCTTGTAACCTGCGTTGTAAAATGTGTTATTTTACCGATGCAGATTATGTAAAAACACTAAAAGGACAGTTTAAAGAAGACGATTTAGAACGTGTTGCAAAAACGATTTTTAATCGTGCGTTAAAATTGCAAATAGGTTGTGGTACTGAGCCAACATTGTATAAAAATCTGGTGAGAATTGTAGAATTGGGCAAACAAAACAAAGTGCCTTATATTTCTATAACCACAAATGCAAATTTACTCACCAAGGAAACCATTGAGCCACTTTTAAAAGCAGGCCTTAATGAGTTCACTATTTCGCTTCATGGAGTAACCAAAGAGAGTTATGAAAGCTTCATGAAAAAAGCCAGTTACGAGAAGTTTCAAAATGCCTTAAATGCCTTTGTAGAACTTAAAAAAAACTACGATTTTAAAGTAAGAATAAACTACACGTTCAACAAAGACAACTTTTATGAACTCAAAGATTTCTTTAAACATTTTAATGGTGAAAGTTTTGATATCCTTCAATTAAGACCAATTCAAAAGATAGGAAACACAGAGTATAATGATTTTGATGTCTCTTCGTTAGAAGATGATTATTTAAGCCTCATTAAAAAGGTTAGGCAAGAGTGTTCTAGGCATCATATTACCTTAATGGCGCCAGAGAGTTTATCTATATTAAAAGGAGGGAATGATTCTAGTTTTGTTTTCGATTATACATTTTGCTATGTCTCACCAAATAAATTTTGGAAAGAAGGTTTTAATTGGAGAGAAGAATCTTTTAATGATTTTTCTAAAAAAATTGGTTGGAGCAAATTATTATTATCTAATGTTTTTAAAACTAAGTCTGAGCTCAAATCACTGTCCAATAAACTCAATTACGAAATAGAATTTAACTAA
- the trpS gene encoding tryptophan--tRNA ligase: MARILTGIQSTGTPHLGNILGAILPAIELSEQSDNESYLFIANLHTLTQIKNAEELRHNTYSVAATWLALGLDTKKTVFYRQSDIPQVTELAWYLNCFFPYKRMKLAHGFKDKADRLDDVNSGLFMYPMLMAADILLYDAEIIPVGKDQVQHIEFTRDVASRFHAKMGEVFVLPEERLQENTMLIPGTDGEKMSKSRDNFINIFLPEKQLRKKIMTIETDSTPLEEPKDWKTCNCFAIYSLLASESQIAEMKANYEGGNYGYGHAKQALYELILERFAEPRERYNYYMNNLDELDAILAKGAKKAKVVADDVLKRVREKVGY, encoded by the coding sequence ATGGCAAGAATATTAACAGGCATACAAAGTACAGGAACACCTCATTTAGGAAATATCTTAGGTGCAATTTTACCAGCAATAGAATTATCTGAGCAAAGCGATAATGAGTCTTATCTATTCATCGCAAATCTGCATACCTTAACTCAGATTAAAAATGCTGAAGAATTAAGACACAATACCTATTCTGTTGCTGCAACATGGTTGGCATTAGGACTAGACACAAAAAAAACAGTGTTTTACAGACAAAGCGATATTCCGCAAGTAACTGAATTAGCTTGGTATCTCAATTGCTTTTTTCCTTATAAACGTATGAAACTAGCGCATGGTTTTAAGGACAAGGCAGATCGTTTAGACGATGTTAACTCTGGTCTGTTTATGTATCCGATGCTTATGGCTGCAGATATTTTGTTGTATGATGCTGAGATTATTCCTGTTGGAAAAGACCAAGTTCAACATATAGAATTTACAAGAGATGTTGCTTCTCGTTTTCATGCCAAAATGGGAGAAGTCTTTGTACTTCCTGAAGAGCGCTTGCAAGAAAACACCATGCTTATTCCTGGTACAGATGGCGAGAAAATGAGCAAAAGTAGAGACAACTTTATCAATATCTTTTTACCAGAAAAACAACTTCGTAAAAAGATTATGACTATTGAAACTGATAGTACTCCTCTTGAAGAACCTAAAGACTGGAAAACTTGTAATTGTTTTGCAATCTACAGCTTGTTAGCTTCTGAAAGTCAAATAGCAGAAATGAAAGCCAATTACGAAGGTGGAAACTATGGTTATGGTCATGCCAAACAAGCACTTTATGAACTTATTCTAGAGCGTTTTGCTGAGCCAAGAGAACGTTATAATTATTACATGAATAACCTTGATGAATTAGATGCCATTTTAGCTAAAGGTGCTAAAAAGGCAAAAGTTGTTGCTGATGATGTATTGAAGCGTGTAAGAGAAAAGGTTGGGTACTAA
- the recA gene encoding recombinase RecA → MSSEKDAKLKALKLTLDKLDKAYGKGTVMKMSDQAIVDVDAISSGSLGLDIALGVGGYPRGRVIEIYGPESSGKTTLTLHAIAEAQKAGGIAAFIDAEHAFDRFYAEKLGVDLENLIISQPDNGEQALEIADNLVRSGAIDIVVVDSVAALTPKSEIEGEMGDSKMGLHARLMSQALRKLTASISKTNCTMIFINQLREKIGVMFGNPETTTGGNALKFYASVRLDIRRSTQIKDSNGDVMGNKTRVKVVKNKVAPPFRTAEFDIMYGEGVSKVGEVLDLAVEHDIVKKSGSWFSYEDTKLGQGRDAVKSLIKDNPDLMDELEEKVRAIINDNQ, encoded by the coding sequence ATGAGTAGTGAAAAAGATGCAAAGTTAAAAGCGTTAAAATTAACTTTAGACAAGTTAGATAAAGCCTACGGAAAAGGAACCGTAATGAAAATGAGCGATCAGGCCATAGTAGATGTAGATGCAATTTCATCTGGTTCTTTAGGGTTAGACATTGCTTTAGGAGTTGGTGGTTACCCAAGAGGAAGGGTAATTGAAATATATGGTCCTGAATCTTCAGGTAAAACAACATTAACGCTACATGCTATTGCCGAAGCTCAGAAAGCTGGTGGTATTGCTGCATTTATTGATGCTGAACATGCTTTTGACCGTTTTTATGCAGAAAAACTTGGTGTTGATTTAGAAAATCTAATCATCTCTCAACCAGATAATGGTGAGCAAGCCTTAGAAATTGCAGATAATTTGGTTAGATCTGGAGCTATTGACATCGTTGTAGTTGATTCTGTTGCAGCTTTAACACCAAAGAGTGAAATTGAAGGAGAAATGGGAGACTCTAAAATGGGCTTGCATGCACGTTTAATGTCTCAGGCTTTGAGAAAACTTACCGCTTCAATCAGCAAAACCAATTGCACCATGATATTCATTAACCAATTACGTGAAAAAATTGGTGTAATGTTTGGAAATCCAGAAACCACTACTGGTGGTAATGCTTTAAAATTCTATGCATCTGTTCGTTTAGACATAAGACGTTCAACTCAAATTAAAGACAGTAATGGAGATGTAATGGGTAATAAGACCAGAGTTAAGGTTGTAAAAAACAAAGTTGCACCACCTTTTAGAACTGCCGAATTTGATATTATGTATGGTGAAGGAGTTTCTAAGGTAGGAGAAGTTTTAGACTTAGCCGTTGAGCACGATATTGTAAAAAAGAGTGGTTCTTGGTTTAGCTACGAAGACACAAAACTTGGTCAGGGACGAGATGCTGTTAAATCTTTAATTAAAGATAATCCTGATTTAATGGACGAATTAGAAGAAAAAGTTCGAGCCATAATCAATGATAATCAATAA
- a CDS encoding acyl-CoA thioesterase codes for MQPRTAFQSKTVVTDLVLPSETNPLNNLFGGELLARMDRAASISARRHSRRVAVTASVNHVAFNRSIPLGSVVTVEAKVSRAFTTSMEVYLDVWIEDRETGESIKANEAIYTFVAVDETGRPVRIPELVPETELEKERYDAALRRKQLSLVLAGKMKPADATELKALFE; via the coding sequence ATGCAACCAAGAACCGCATTTCAGTCTAAAACCGTTGTTACAGACCTTGTTTTACCTAGTGAAACCAACCCACTAAATAATCTTTTTGGTGGCGAATTGTTAGCTCGAATGGATAGGGCTGCTAGTATTTCAGCAAGAAGACATTCAAGAAGAGTTGCCGTTACCGCCTCAGTGAATCATGTTGCTTTTAATAGATCCATTCCCTTAGGAAGTGTGGTAACTGTAGAAGCTAAAGTGTCTCGTGCTTTTACGACATCTATGGAGGTGTATTTGGATGTTTGGATTGAAGATAGAGAAACTGGAGAAAGTATTAAAGCCAATGAAGCTATATACACTTTTGTTGCCGTTGATGAGACTGGAAGACCTGTAAGAATTCCTGAATTAGTCCCAGAAACCGAGCTGGAAAAAGAACGTTATGATGCTGCCTTACGACGCAAGCAATTAAGCCTTGTTTTGGCTGGCAAAATGAAGCCTGCGGATGCTACAGAATTGAAAGCACTTTTTGAGTAA
- a CDS encoding DUF6515 family protein → MMRFLVYTLFFVFTLSLSSCARHVVVTQPASITIVKKLPRQYKVVRVKGKRYYFFNGKHYRKTRNGYVVVKV, encoded by the coding sequence ATGATGAGATTTTTAGTTTATACCTTATTTTTTGTTTTTACTCTTAGTTTAAGCTCTTGTGCAAGACATGTAGTCGTAACACAACCAGCATCTATAACTATAGTTAAGAAACTACCAAGACAATATAAAGTTGTAAGGGTAAAAGGAAAACGTTATTACTTCTTTAATGGTAAACATTATAGAAAAACAAGAAACGGATATGTTGTTGTGAAAGTTTAA
- the dprA gene encoding DNA-processing protein DprA produces the protein MTEQDLIYALALQHVPKIGATTAKKLINHCGSAEAVLNEKKTNLLKIDGIGTITINGLFDTIHLEEAENELRFIKDNNIKAYYFTEDTYPEKLKHCIDGPIVLFQSGNINLNNKPIISIVGARKITTNGIAFCEKLVETLAPYNPIIVSGFAYGTDITAQKAAIKHNLQTIGCLAHGLNQIYPKVHKKYVAEVENHGGFYTDFWSTDVFDRNNFLKRNRIIAGLSEATIVIESAEKGGSLVTADIANSYDREVFAVPGRTTDSQSVGCNNLIKFQKAHLLSNPLDVPYILNWQLEDEKKPPVQKQLFVELGEDEKVIYNYLKENGKEILDVIALECNIPTYKLAGILLNMELKGVIRPLPGKQFEII, from the coding sequence ATGACAGAACAAGATTTAATTTATGCTTTAGCGCTTCAACACGTACCAAAAATTGGGGCAACAACGGCTAAAAAATTAATTAATCATTGTGGTTCTGCAGAAGCCGTTTTAAATGAGAAAAAAACGAATCTTCTTAAGATTGATGGTATTGGTACAATAACCATAAATGGGCTTTTTGACACTATTCACCTTGAAGAAGCAGAAAATGAATTACGATTCATTAAAGATAATAACATCAAAGCCTATTATTTTACAGAAGACACCTATCCTGAAAAACTAAAACATTGTATTGATGGACCAATAGTATTGTTTCAATCGGGAAATATTAATTTAAATAACAAGCCAATAATCAGCATTGTTGGAGCTCGAAAAATAACAACAAACGGTATAGCTTTTTGCGAAAAACTGGTGGAAACTTTAGCGCCTTATAACCCTATAATTGTCTCTGGGTTTGCTTACGGAACGGATATTACAGCTCAAAAAGCAGCGATAAAACACAACTTGCAAACCATTGGTTGTTTGGCGCATGGCTTAAATCAAATCTATCCTAAAGTGCATAAAAAGTATGTGGCTGAAGTAGAAAACCATGGTGGATTTTACACCGATTTTTGGAGTACCGATGTTTTTGATAGAAACAACTTTCTAAAACGAAATCGCATTATAGCTGGTCTTAGTGAAGCAACTATCGTTATTGAATCAGCCGAAAAAGGAGGAAGCTTGGTTACAGCAGATATAGCTAACTCTTACGACAGAGAAGTTTTTGCTGTACCTGGCAGAACAACAGATAGCCAAAGTGTGGGTTGTAATAATCTCATAAAATTTCAGAAAGCCCATTTATTATCTAATCCTCTGGACGTTCCTTATATATTAAATTGGCAATTAGAAGATGAGAAAAAACCTCCTGTACAAAAACAACTTTTTGTAGAGTTAGGTGAGGACGAAAAAGTAATATATAACTATCTAAAAGAAAACGGTAAAGAGATCCTCGATGTTATTGCTTTAGAGTGTAACATTCCTACTTATAAATTAGCAGGAATATTACTCAATATGGAATTAAAAGGTGTGATACGTCCTTTGCCAGGAAAGCAGTTCGAAATTATTTAG
- a CDS encoding peptidase U32 family protein, with product MQKIELMAPAGNFESLQAALDNGADSVYFGVEQLNMRARASINFTLDDLEEITRRCKAKNVRTYLTLNTIIYDHDLSIVKTLVKRAKEAGITAVIAMDQAVIAIAREFDMEVHISTQINITNLETVKFYAMFADTMVLSRELSLRQVKHITEQIEKEQIKGPSGRLVEIEIFGHGALCMAVSGKCYMSLHAYNSSANRGACKQNCRKKYTVVDQETGIEMELDNEYIMSPKDLCTIDFLDQVADAGIKVLKIEGRGRAPEYVAKVIKCYREAIDSLENDTYSKEQVISWMQELEKVYNRGFWSGYYLGQKLGEWSKGSGSHATQKKVYIGKGVHYFPKAKIGEFKIEAYDVSLGDTILITGPTTGAKEFELKEMLVNDKPQEKGTKGDAITIPLDFRVRPSDKLYKIVENKVEA from the coding sequence ATGCAAAAGATAGAACTTATGGCACCTGCAGGAAATTTTGAATCCCTTCAGGCAGCCTTAGACAATGGTGCCGATTCTGTGTATTTTGGAGTAGAGCAGCTAAATATGCGTGCCAGAGCTTCAATAAATTTCACCTTAGATGATTTGGAAGAAATTACTCGTCGATGTAAAGCAAAAAATGTAAGAACCTATTTAACGCTAAATACTATTATTTACGATCATGATTTGTCTATCGTAAAAACGTTGGTAAAACGAGCGAAGGAAGCAGGTATTACGGCAGTTATAGCTATGGATCAGGCGGTTATTGCTATAGCCAGAGAGTTTGATATGGAAGTACACATCTCAACTCAAATAAACATAACTAATCTTGAGACCGTAAAGTTCTATGCTATGTTTGCCGACACCATGGTTTTAAGTAGAGAGTTGAGTTTACGTCAAGTAAAACACATTACTGAGCAAATAGAGAAAGAACAAATTAAAGGGCCTTCGGGTAGATTGGTAGAGATCGAAATTTTTGGTCACGGAGCACTTTGTATGGCAGTTTCTGGTAAATGTTATATGAGTTTGCATGCGTATAATTCTTCTGCAAATAGAGGTGCGTGCAAGCAAAACTGTAGAAAAAAGTACACGGTTGTAGATCAGGAAACAGGTATAGAAATGGAGTTGGACAATGAGTATATAATGTCACCAAAAGATTTATGCACCATAGATTTTTTAGATCAGGTAGCAGATGCAGGAATTAAGGTTTTAAAAATTGAAGGAAGAGGCAGAGCACCAGAATATGTAGCTAAAGTAATTAAATGCTATAGAGAGGCTATAGACAGTTTAGAAAACGACACATACTCTAAAGAACAAGTTATCTCATGGATGCAAGAGTTAGAAAAAGTATACAACAGAGGTTTTTGGAGTGGCTATTACTTAGGGCAGAAGTTAGGTGAATGGAGCAAAGGCTCAGGCAGTCACGCTACCCAAAAGAAAGTTTATATAGGTAAAGGAGTACATTATTTTCCAAAGGCTAAAATCGGAGAGTTTAAGATTGAGGCTTATGATGTGTCGCTTGGTGATACAATTTTAATTACAGGACCTACAACTGGAGCTAAAGAATTTGAATTGAAAGAAATGCTGGTCAATGACAAGCCACAAGAAAAAGGCACTAAAGGAGATGCTATAACCATTCCATTAGATTTTAGGGTAAGACCATCAGACAAATTGTACAAAATTGTGGAAAATAAAGTTGAAGCCTAA
- a CDS encoding lysophospholipid acyltransferase family protein, whose amino-acid sequence MAIVKYPFWVLYRIWFYILVALPIIVLFPVLLISISREKWYPFFFKLARFWAKFILVGMGFNYRIIKEEVPNPKKSYMFVANHTSMTDIMLMLAAVKNPFVFVGKKELANIPLFGFFYKRTCILVDRSSAKSRQAVFLRAQRRLKQGLSICIFPEGGVPEEHIVLDEFKDGAFRLAINHQIPVVPLTFYDNKKRFSYTFFSGGPGKMRAKIHKFLQTENLKVGDTKALNQKARAIILTELNKNLPKGK is encoded by the coding sequence ATGGCAATAGTAAAGTATCCTTTTTGGGTTTTGTACCGCATTTGGTTCTACATTTTAGTGGCTTTGCCAATTATTGTCTTGTTTCCTGTTCTTTTGATATCTATTTCTAGAGAAAAATGGTATCCATTCTTTTTTAAGCTAGCAAGGTTTTGGGCTAAGTTTATTCTTGTTGGAATGGGTTTTAATTATAGGATTATAAAAGAAGAAGTTCCCAATCCTAAGAAAAGCTACATGTTTGTTGCTAACCATACATCTATGACAGATATTATGTTAATGTTGGCAGCCGTAAAAAATCCTTTTGTATTTGTTGGGAAAAAAGAATTGGCGAATATCCCTTTGTTCGGATTTTTCTATAAACGCACATGTATTTTAGTGGATAGAAGTAGTGCAAAGAGTAGACAAGCCGTTTTTTTAAGAGCTCAAAGAAGATTAAAGCAAGGGTTGAGTATCTGTATTTTTCCTGAAGGAGGTGTGCCAGAAGAACATATTGTGTTAGACGAATTTAAAGATGGAGCATTCCGTTTGGCTATAAATCATCAGATTCCTGTTGTGCCATTAACGTTTTATGATAACAAAAAACGATTTTCCTATACGTTTTTTAGTGGTGGACCAGGAAAAATGCGTGCTAAGATTCATAAGTTTCTTCAAACTGAAAATTTAAAGGTTGGTGATACTAAGGCTTTAAACCAAAAAGCAAGAGCAATTATCTTAACTGAGCTCAATAAGAATTTACCAAAAGGGAAATAA
- a CDS encoding SPOR domain-containing protein produces MQLETYISDLLYRYDCITVPQLGAFLTNRVSARVHDSTHTFYPPKKVLSFNEQLQHNDGLLANYIAEVEKVPYATANDKISKQVKAIKSYLIEGETIQFENIGELVLNTEGKIVFNPSSHINYLTDSFGLSHFTSADIKREVYKKEVETIEEAAPIALTPEKRSNNNWLKYAAAAVIVLGLSGFGAFKYYNNTVENHNQLAQEEANAQLDAKVQEATFIISNPLPAATLSIEKQTGNYHIVAGAFRVEANSDKKVNQLREMGYKARKIGENRYGLHEVVYASFETRLEAQKALYKIRNEHNKDAWLLIKKLD; encoded by the coding sequence ATGCAACTAGAAACTTACATTAGCGACCTTTTATATAGATACGATTGTATTACAGTACCTCAATTAGGTGCTTTTTTAACCAATCGTGTTTCGGCAAGAGTACACGACTCTACACACACGTTTTATCCGCCAAAAAAAGTATTGTCTTTTAATGAGCAATTACAACATAATGATGGATTATTGGCAAATTATATTGCTGAAGTAGAAAAAGTACCTTACGCTACTGCTAACGATAAGATTTCTAAACAAGTAAAAGCTATAAAGTCTTACCTTATTGAAGGTGAAACGATTCAGTTTGAAAACATTGGTGAGCTTGTTTTAAATACAGAAGGGAAAATTGTTTTTAACCCTTCTAGCCACATCAATTACTTAACAGATTCTTTTGGTTTATCGCACTTTACGTCAGCAGACATAAAACGCGAGGTTTACAAAAAAGAAGTTGAAACTATTGAAGAGGCTGCTCCTATTGCCTTAACACCTGAAAAGCGTTCTAACAACAATTGGTTAAAGTATGCTGCGGCTGCTGTAATCGTTTTAGGACTAAGTGGATTTGGAGCATTTAAGTACTACAATAACACCGTTGAAAATCACAACCAATTAGCACAAGAAGAGGCTAATGCACAACTTGATGCAAAAGTACAAGAAGCAACTTTTATCATCAGTAATCCATTGCCTGCCGCTACTTTATCTATTGAAAAGCAAACTGGCAATTACCATATTGTAGCAGGTGCTTTTAGAGTTGAAGCTAATTCTGATAAAAAGGTAAACCAGCTTAGAGAAATGGGTTATAAAGCCCGAAAAATTGGTGAAAATCGTTACGGATTGCACGAAGTGGTTTATGCAAGTTTTGAGACTAGACTCGAAGCACAAAAAGCACTTTACAAAATCCGAAATGAACACAATAAAGACGCTTGGTTACTAATTAAGAAATTAGATTAA
- the trhO gene encoding oxygen-dependent tRNA uridine(34) hydroxylase TrhO, whose amino-acid sequence MQLYNNLSAKERAELIEKAGKERLTISFYKYAKIGNTQIFRNHMFLAWDALDVLGRIYVAQEGINAQLSVPAENFEAFKNHLDTITFLENVRLNIAIEHDNFAFLKLKVKVRHKIVADGLNDNTFDVTNKGVHVDAEQFNALIEDPDTVLVDMRNHYESEIGHFKNAITPDVDTFRESLDLIEEDLREHKEDKKLVMYCTGGIRCEKASAYYKHKGFKNVFQLEGGIINYTRQVENEGLENKFIGKNFVFDQRRSERISDDVIASCHQCGKPADTHTNCANEACHLLFIQCDECKEKMENCCSTHCQDIIKLPYEEQKELRKGQGNSNDIFKKGRADHLPYKKDLRNIFETQGNKTQ is encoded by the coding sequence ATGCAACTGTACAATAACTTAAGTGCTAAAGAAAGAGCAGAACTTATCGAAAAAGCGGGAAAAGAGCGCTTAACGATCTCTTTCTATAAGTACGCCAAAATTGGCAATACTCAGATATTTAGAAATCACATGTTTTTGGCATGGGATGCCTTAGATGTTTTGGGTAGAATTTATGTAGCCCAAGAAGGTATTAATGCCCAACTATCCGTTCCGGCAGAAAATTTTGAAGCCTTCAAAAATCATTTAGACACTATTACGTTTTTAGAAAATGTAAGATTAAACATTGCCATAGAGCATGACAATTTTGCCTTTTTAAAATTAAAAGTAAAAGTGCGTCATAAAATTGTTGCAGATGGTCTTAACGACAATACCTTTGATGTAACTAATAAAGGTGTTCATGTTGATGCCGAACAGTTTAATGCGCTTATTGAAGATCCAGACACAGTTTTGGTAGATATGCGAAATCATTACGAAAGTGAGATTGGCCATTTTAAAAATGCCATTACTCCAGATGTTGACACCTTTAGAGAATCTTTAGATTTAATTGAAGAAGATTTAAGAGAACATAAAGAGGATAAAAAACTGGTGATGTATTGTACGGGTGGTATTCGTTGCGAAAAAGCCAGTGCTTATTACAAACACAAAGGATTTAAAAACGTTTTTCAGCTCGAAGGAGGCATCATAAATTACACCAGACAGGTTGAAAATGAAGGTCTAGAAAACAAGTTTATAGGAAAGAACTTTGTCTTTGATCAAAGACGATCAGAGCGTATTAGTGATGATGTTATTGCGAGTTGCCATCAATGTGGTAAACCAGCAGATACACATACTAATTGTGCAAACGAAGCATGTCATTTGTTATTTATTCAATGTGATGAGTGTAAAGAAAAAATGGAAAATTGCTGTTCTACGCACTGTCAAGACATCATAAAATTACCTTACGAAGAACAAAAAGAGTTGCGCAAAGGGCAAGGAAACAGTAACGACATCTTTAAAAAGGGAAGAGCAGACCACCTCCCTTACAAAAAAGACTTGCGTAACATTTTTGAAACCCAAGGTAATAAAACCCAATAA
- a CDS encoding murein hydrolase activator EnvC family protein, translating to MNKRFYIIFFLGCLLSSMTLVAQSDKQKKLEEQRQQILKEIKQFQAFLLGKKKEEKSEITLIEDLNYKVQRRQNLIRITNEQANLLTREINVNQQEITSLRAQLQELKDDYAAMIVKSYKSKSEQSKVMFLLSSNNFKQAYKRLQYIRQYANYQKEQGELIKKKTKELQNLNIELSKQKADKDKLIKENRIAKRELEKELEEREKLMATIKADMTKFASQIKQKQQEADRLDKEINRLIREAIAASNEKAGKKTSTGKFVLTPEAKKLASNFEANKGRLGWPVERGIIKGKFGKTRSLTDNTVEVNNSGIKIATTTDADVKAVFNGEVSRIIVVKNGNPGIMVRHGNYVTIYYNLSKVYVKPGDKISTGQVIGKVFTSKISGESLLDFRLFKNDQKLNPEYWLAKN from the coding sequence ATGAATAAACGATTTTACATAATTTTCTTTTTAGGATGTTTACTGTCCTCAATGACTTTAGTTGCCCAAAGTGATAAGCAAAAAAAACTAGAAGAGCAGCGCCAACAAATACTAAAAGAAATAAAACAGTTTCAAGCGTTTCTTTTAGGTAAAAAGAAAGAAGAAAAATCTGAAATTACACTTATTGAGGACTTAAACTATAAAGTTCAGCGTAGACAAAACCTCATCAGAATTACTAACGAGCAAGCCAATTTACTCACCAGAGAGATTAATGTAAATCAGCAAGAAATAACTAGCCTTAGAGCGCAGTTACAAGAGTTAAAAGATGATTATGCTGCAATGATTGTAAAGTCGTACAAGAGTAAATCAGAGCAAAGTAAAGTGATGTTTTTATTGTCTTCAAACAATTTTAAGCAAGCCTACAAGCGTCTGCAATACATTAGACAATATGCCAATTACCAAAAGGAGCAAGGTGAATTGATAAAGAAAAAAACAAAAGAATTACAAAATCTAAACATAGAGCTATCTAAGCAAAAAGCAGATAAAGACAAGTTAATTAAGGAGAATAGAATTGCTAAACGAGAACTTGAAAAGGAATTAGAAGAGCGCGAAAAGTTAATGGCTACCATAAAGGCAGATATGACAAAGTTTGCCTCTCAGATTAAACAAAAACAACAGGAGGCAGACCGATTAGATAAAGAAATAAATCGATTAATTAGAGAAGCGATTGCCGCCTCTAATGAAAAAGCAGGAAAGAAAACTTCAACAGGGAAGTTTGTTTTAACACCTGAAGCTAAGAAACTAGCATCTAATTTTGAAGCCAACAAAGGCAGGTTGGGTTGGCCTGTTGAGCGAGGAATTATAAAAGGTAAGTTTGGTAAAACAAGATCTTTAACTGATAATACAGTTGAGGTTAACAATTCGGGTATTAAAATAGCAACAACAACAGATGCAGATGTTAAGGCTGTATTTAATGGAGAGGTTTCAAGAATTATTGTGGTAAAAAATGGTAACCCAGGCATTATGGTTCGTCACGGTAATTATGTTACTATTTACTATAACCTTTCTAAAGTTTATGTAAAACCAGGTGATAAAATATCTACAGGACAAGTCATTGGCAAGGTATTTACCAGTAAAATTAGTGGAGAAAGCCTTTTAGATTTTAGGCTGTTTAAGAACGACCAAAAACTTAATCCAGAGTATTGGTTAGCTAAGAATTAA
- a CDS encoding RNA polymerase sigma factor, with product MSLEQLIKKCINQDAKAQSQLYKQYASKLFSLCLKYSKNYAEAEDNLHDAFITVFSKIDQYKNKGSFEGWLKRIAINTSLQRYRENVGVFDIVNEGNIEDVTVDINDEDLNIDFLLKIIQELPDRYRLVFNLYVLDGYSHVEISELINISAGTSKSNLARARMILKEKIEDYKASLNSQSL from the coding sequence GTGAGTTTAGAACAACTCATAAAAAAATGTATAAATCAAGATGCTAAAGCTCAGAGCCAATTATACAAGCAATATGCAAGTAAATTATTTTCGCTTTGTCTTAAGTACTCTAAAAACTATGCCGAGGCAGAAGATAATCTGCACGACGCATTTATAACTGTATTTAGTAAAATAGATCAGTATAAAAATAAAGGTTCTTTTGAAGGTTGGTTAAAACGTATAGCAATTAATACATCATTGCAACGCTACAGAGAAAATGTTGGAGTGTTTGATATTGTTAACGAAGGTAATATTGAAGATGTTACAGTAGATATTAATGATGAAGATCTAAATATAGATTTTTTACTAAAAATCATACAAGAGCTACCAGACAGATATCGATTAGTATTCAATCTATATGTTTTGGATGGATATTCTCACGTAGAAATAAGTGAATTGATTAATATTTCTGCAGGAACCTCAAAATCTAATCTAGCAAGAGCTAGAATGATTTTGAAAGAAAAAATAGAAGATTACAAAGCGAGTTTAAATTCGCAATCGTTATAA